In a single window of the Halococcus saccharolyticus DSM 5350 genome:
- a CDS encoding helix-turn-helix transcriptional regulator, translating into MNYEIPPPEPDQQFTWRLDWRYYESDRLPERVGRDYIPDEVGGGEYPAREGGKKTYCRNCGIVGSNQFDTAKTPLDALRAADTLSHTLREYAIPHDWRHLLEAVGGLKTIDPMADQDRTIFRTATEEAVTLALAGYSPETSFTPHKSCETCIFRTDGPTTEKLCPICNHEDTPEDEANRLYYTQHMDNTDLSRFQYQILYVLSDIGDEQIGIDIKDALADEMPDYLNHGRFYQNLRAMADEGYVQGSAINGRSNEYSLTKKGTRAIADDLAWRFERAEPGLEPGTLTVECETCGHEWDGHPESEAGEPVRCPSCYESDPQFLCELT; encoded by the coding sequence GTGAACTACGAGATCCCACCACCAGAGCCGGATCAACAGTTCACGTGGAGACTCGACTGGCGGTACTATGAATCCGATCGCCTGCCCGAGCGCGTCGGCCGCGATTACATCCCCGACGAGGTGGGCGGCGGGGAATACCCCGCCCGAGAGGGCGGCAAGAAAACCTACTGTCGGAACTGCGGGATCGTCGGCTCGAACCAGTTCGACACGGCGAAAACCCCACTCGACGCCCTCCGCGCGGCGGACACACTCTCGCACACACTCCGCGAGTACGCCATCCCGCACGACTGGCGACACCTGCTCGAAGCCGTCGGCGGTCTGAAAACGATCGACCCGATGGCCGATCAGGACCGCACCATCTTCCGGACGGCCACCGAGGAAGCAGTCACACTCGCCCTCGCAGGCTATTCACCCGAGACATCGTTCACGCCGCACAAGTCCTGCGAGACCTGCATTTTCCGGACTGACGGCCCGACAACCGAGAAACTCTGCCCTATCTGCAATCACGAGGACACGCCAGAGGACGAGGCCAACCGCCTCTACTACACCCAACACATGGATAACACCGACCTCAGCCGTTTCCAATACCAGATCCTGTACGTCCTCTCGGACATCGGGGACGAGCAGATAGGGATCGACATCAAGGACGCACTGGCGGACGAGATGCCCGACTACCTCAACCACGGCCGGTTTTACCAGAACCTCCGCGCGATGGCGGACGAGGGCTACGTCCAGGGATCGGCAATCAATGGCCGGTCGAACGAATACTCACTCACGAAGAAAGGCACACGGGCGATCGCCGACGACCTGGCGTGGCGCTTCGAGCGCGCCGAACCCGGTCTCGAACCGGGCACGCTGACGGTCGAGTGCGAGACGTGCGGCCACGAGTGGGATGGCCACCCCGAATCCGAAGCCGGCGAGCCAGTTCGCTGCCCGAGCTGCTACGAAAGCGACCCGCAATTCCTGTGTGAACTCACATGA
- the hjc gene encoding Holliday junction resolvase Hjc yields MTGTRYERELIDLLEQYEYAVMRAPASGSATSRPLPDLTAAKNPLDNGGDLDLFALEAKVRKDHKVYLGAEEVEKLLSFADTGGYTAYVACRWKRAPGWSNQSWFFRRPDECERTDEGNYKLERPETPADWQGRVFDPDEVQA; encoded by the coding sequence ATGACAGGCACACGCTACGAGCGCGAGCTGATCGACCTCCTCGAACAGTACGAGTACGCCGTAATGCGCGCACCAGCGAGCGGATCGGCGACATCACGCCCACTGCCGGATCTCACGGCAGCGAAAAACCCGCTGGACAACGGGGGCGATCTCGACCTGTTCGCGCTCGAAGCGAAGGTCCGGAAGGATCACAAGGTCTACCTCGGCGCAGAGGAAGTCGAGAAGCTACTCTCGTTCGCCGACACCGGGGGCTACACGGCCTACGTGGCGTGCCGGTGGAAGCGCGCGCCGGGGTGGTCGAACCAATCGTGGTTCTTCCGCCGCCCGGACGAGTGCGAGCGCACCGACGAAGGCAACTACAAACTCGAACGCCCCGAGACGCCGGCCGACTGGCAGGGCCGGGTTTTCGATCCCGACGAGGTTCAAGCATGA
- a CDS encoding AAA family ATPase, producing the protein MTQLLTEDAEPVNENHPNYREGYAIIGLPAAGKSEAGEILADELDAINIETGDLVRRGAREHFDTPTDQLTSDELGDYSTMRRETDGGDYVAQDTITELEAHDEFPERPAIVTGMRDTESPALFGEFFDSFEIVWVHAEFDTRLSRLQGRGRQDEADFEKGDLAKRDGRESMWGTTDLAFMADAKIRNENSLEAFRERVLEVVR; encoded by the coding sequence ATGACACAACTCCTAACAGAAGACGCCGAACCCGTCAACGAGAACCACCCGAACTACCGCGAAGGCTACGCCATAATCGGCCTTCCCGCCGCGGGAAAGAGCGAAGCAGGCGAGATCCTCGCCGACGAACTCGACGCGATCAACATCGAAACGGGCGACCTGGTGCGCCGGGGCGCACGCGAGCACTTCGACACGCCCACCGACCAACTCACGAGCGACGAGCTAGGCGACTACTCGACGATGCGCCGCGAGACCGACGGCGGGGACTACGTCGCCCAAGACACCATCACCGAACTCGAAGCGCACGACGAGTTCCCCGAGCGGCCGGCGATCGTTACCGGGATGCGCGACACCGAGTCACCGGCGCTGTTCGGCGAGTTCTTCGATAGCTTCGAGATCGTGTGGGTCCACGCGGAGTTCGACACCCGTCTCTCGCGACTCCAGGGCCGGGGCCGACAGGACGAGGCCGACTTCGAGAAGGGCGACCTCGCTAAGCGCGACGGCCGCGAGAGCATGTGGGGCACGACCGACCTCGCGTTCATGGCCGACGCGAAGATCCGGAACGAGAACTCCTTAGAGGCGTTCCGCGAGCGCGTTCTGGAGGTGGTTCGGTGA
- a CDS encoding DUF7474 family protein, whose product MAYGYKCPQCRTENAAHSPGCKFASLADGKIEEAHVDIISSLAMSRHSEDELKDEAPNNWLAIHDAVLDLYLSEGRITHEMRENEDKPDEEVLRLLTPDEYRAQLSPTHENIKVVWENGPVDGVKDVSVTAIVSWHEMKDFSWEETRQRTIDWLRDTGAWGRGSWEESSPAEVVDAKKHVHDRGYGWANAASEAAGSIKNQMGATA is encoded by the coding sequence GCCGCACCGAGAACGCCGCCCACTCGCCGGGCTGCAAGTTCGCCAGTCTCGCGGACGGCAAGATCGAGGAGGCCCACGTCGACATCATCTCGTCGCTGGCGATGAGTCGGCACTCCGAGGACGAGCTGAAGGACGAGGCCCCGAACAACTGGCTGGCGATCCACGATGCGGTGCTCGACCTCTACCTTTCGGAAGGCCGCATCACTCACGAGATGCGCGAGAACGAGGACAAACCCGACGAGGAAGTCCTCCGCCTACTCACGCCGGACGAGTACCGCGCGCAACTCTCCCCGACACACGAGAACATCAAGGTGGTCTGGGAGAACGGGCCTGTCGATGGCGTGAAGGACGTGTCGGTGACGGCGATCGTCTCGTGGCACGAGATGAAGGACTTCTCGTGGGAGGAGACCCGCCAGCGGACTATCGACTGGCTTCGCGATACGGGGGCTTGGGGACGCGGGAGTTGGGAAGAATCCTCGCCTGCCGAAGTGGTTGATGCGAAGAAACACGTCCACGACCGGGGGTACGGCTGGGCTAATGCGGCTTCTGAGGCTGCGGGCTCGATCAAGAACCAGATGGGGGCGACAGCATGA